In the genome of Acidimicrobiia bacterium, one region contains:
- a CDS encoding sodium-translocating pyrophosphatase, producing METEFWLYAAVAAGALGLLLAVWYARKVLAAPPGNERMQEIAAAIREGSMAFLRREYTWVAGFVVAMAALIFLLLDYGRPWGAIAYVFGAILSAAAGFAGMRIATAANTRTAEAARVGGVRLALPLAFRGGAVMGFSVAGLGLLGLALGYLVFVEWLEVDQPFQVLTAIGLGGSSIALFARVGGGIYTKAADVGADLVGKVEAGIPEDDPRNPAVIADNVGDNVGDVAGMGADLFESYVGSLIAPIAFAAFVFAGTDFQAMALVFPLAVATVGMGASILGSFLVRPRGDNLAAALHRGTYAAAGLTVLGVLGLSFWMFGDKADVDNALGLFLAVVIGLAVGLAVGQLSEMFTSDHWRPVKNIAKQSGTGPATVVLAGIADGMRSAAFSVIVVAAGIAGAYWAGELAFADGGIYGIAIAAIGVLATLGITVSVDAYGPIADNAGGIAEMAHLPKEVRQATDALDSLGNTTAAVAKGFAIASAAVTALALFFTFKEAVGLEVIDIIRVETTVGLFLGAMFPFLFAALTIKAVGRAANQMIEEVRRQFREIPGLREGREDARPEYARCVDISTAAALREMVIPGALAVILPLSIGFIDPEALGGFLAGALITGFLLAIFMANAGGAWDNAKKFIEAGAYGGKGSDAHKAAVVGDTIGDPFKDTAGPAMNIVIKVMTIVSLIFASAFV from the coding sequence GTGGAAACCGAATTCTGGTTGTACGCCGCCGTCGCCGCCGGCGCGTTGGGCCTGCTGCTCGCCGTCTGGTACGCCCGCAAGGTGCTGGCTGCGCCTCCGGGCAACGAGCGGATGCAGGAGATCGCAGCCGCGATCCGCGAGGGTTCCATGGCCTTTCTCAGGCGCGAGTACACCTGGGTCGCAGGTTTCGTCGTCGCCATGGCGGCCCTGATCTTCCTGCTCCTCGACTACGGCCGGCCGTGGGGCGCCATCGCATACGTGTTCGGCGCCATCCTCTCCGCCGCCGCCGGATTCGCCGGGATGCGGATCGCCACCGCCGCCAACACCCGCACCGCCGAAGCGGCGCGCGTCGGTGGCGTGCGCCTCGCCCTCCCGCTCGCCTTCCGGGGCGGGGCGGTGATGGGCTTCTCCGTCGCCGGGCTCGGCCTTCTCGGACTGGCGCTCGGTTATCTGGTCTTCGTGGAGTGGCTCGAGGTCGACCAGCCGTTCCAGGTGCTGACCGCCATCGGCCTGGGCGGCTCCTCGATCGCCCTCTTCGCCCGCGTCGGCGGCGGCATCTACACCAAGGCTGCCGACGTCGGCGCCGACCTCGTGGGGAAGGTGGAGGCCGGAATCCCGGAGGACGACCCCCGCAACCCGGCGGTGATCGCCGACAACGTGGGGGACAACGTCGGCGACGTCGCCGGGATGGGCGCCGACCTCTTCGAGTCGTACGTGGGCTCGCTGATCGCCCCCATCGCCTTCGCCGCATTCGTCTTCGCCGGAACCGACTTCCAGGCGATGGCGCTGGTGTTCCCCCTGGCGGTGGCGACCGTGGGAATGGGCGCATCCATCCTCGGATCCTTCCTGGTGCGACCCCGCGGCGACAACCTGGCTGCGGCCCTGCATCGGGGCACCTACGCCGCCGCCGGCCTCACCGTGCTCGGAGTGCTCGGGCTGTCCTTCTGGATGTTCGGCGACAAGGCCGACGTGGACAACGCCCTCGGGCTGTTCCTGGCGGTGGTGATCGGGCTCGCCGTCGGGCTGGCGGTGGGCCAGCTGTCCGAGATGTTCACCTCAGATCACTGGAGGCCGGTGAAGAACATCGCCAAGCAGTCGGGGACCGGCCCGGCGACCGTGGTGCTCGCCGGCATCGCCGACGGGATGCGCTCGGCGGCGTTCTCGGTGATCGTCGTCGCCGCAGGCATCGCCGGGGCCTACTGGGCGGGTGAGCTGGCCTTTGCCGACGGCGGGATCTACGGGATCGCCATCGCCGCCATCGGCGTGCTCGCCACGCTGGGAATCACCGTCTCGGTGGACGCCTACGGGCCGATCGCCGACAACGCCGGCGGCATCGCCGAGATGGCCCACCTCCCCAAGGAGGTGCGCCAGGCCACCGACGCCCTCGACTCGCTGGGCAACACCACGGCGGCGGTGGCCAAGGGTTTCGCCATCGCCTCGGCGGCGGTCACCGCCCTTGCCCTGTTCTTCACCTTCAAGGAGGCGGTCGGCCTCGAAGTGATCGACATCATCCGGGTGGAGACCACGGTCGGCCTGTTCCTGGGCGCAATGTTCCCGTTCCTGTTCGCCGCCCTCACCATCAAGGCCGTGGGCCGGGCCGCCAATCAGATGATCGAGGAGGTGCGGCGTCAGTTCCGCGAGATCCCCGGCCTGCGCGAGGGCCGCGAGGACGCCCGGCCCGAGTACGCCAGGTGCGTCGACATCTCCACGGCTGCGGCGCTCAGGGAGATGGTGATCCCGGGTGCCCTGGCGGTGATCCTGCCGCTCTCGATCGGGTTCATCGACCCCGAGGCCCTTGGTGGGTTCCTCGCCGGGGCGCTCATCACCGGGTTCCTGCTGGCCATCTTCATGGCCAACGCCGGTGGCGCCTGGGACAACGCCAAGAAGTTCATCGAGGCCGGTGCCTACGGGGGGAAGGGCTCCGACGCCCACAAGGCGGCGGTCGTGGGCGACACCATCGGGGACCCCTTCAAGGACACCGCCGGTCCGGCGATGAACATCGTCATCAAGGTGATGACCATCGTCTCGCTGATCTTCGCCTCGGCCTTCGTCTAG
- the tmk gene encoding dTMP kinase, translated as MIRYLAIEGIDGAGKSTVARMVADALEERGHAVTLVREPGGTPAGERIRDILLGSDSSLDDWTEALLFAAARAQLAADVVSPALQRGDLVVSDRSYHSSIAYQGAARGLGVEAVERVNRYALRGVVPDMVALLRLDPERGLDREVAADRISSEGLDFQRRVAESYDRIAEAEPDRFLVVDASAPLHEVVERIVEAVEAP; from the coding sequence GTGATTCGCTACCTGGCGATCGAGGGGATCGACGGGGCGGGGAAGTCGACCGTTGCCCGAATGGTCGCCGACGCCCTCGAGGAGCGGGGGCACGCCGTGACCCTGGTTCGGGAGCCCGGCGGCACCCCGGCGGGTGAACGGATACGCGACATCCTGCTCGGCAGCGATTCGTCGCTCGACGACTGGACGGAGGCGTTGCTCTTCGCCGCGGCGCGCGCCCAGCTGGCCGCCGACGTCGTGTCTCCGGCACTGCAGCGCGGGGATCTCGTCGTCTCGGACCGGTCCTACCACTCGTCGATCGCCTACCAGGGGGCGGCCCGCGGGCTGGGTGTCGAGGCCGTCGAGCGGGTGAACCGCTATGCGCTGCGGGGCGTGGTCCCGGACATGGTGGCTCTGCTCCGGCTCGACCCGGAGCGCGGGCTGGATCGAGAGGTGGCGGCAGATCGCATCTCGTCGGAGGGTCTCGACTTCCAGAGGAGGGTCGCCGAGTCCTACGACCGGATCGCCGAAGCCGAGCCCGATCGGTTCTTGGTGGTGGACGCATCGGCTCCATTGCATGAGGTCGTGGAGCGGATCGTCGAGGCCGTGGAGGCACCATGA
- a CDS encoding glycosyltransferase family 4 protein: protein MRVLLVTNDYPPRPGGIQQYLAGLVAALGGDVRVLAPRDDEATADPAVRRGRRRFMWPTRRTRRWIAAEIAEFRPDVVLFGAPHPLAHAGPALRRETGVPYAVLCHGAEVTLPAAFPGLRRLVRYPLRRADFLFGVSGFIAGRVRRLTHREVVTLGAGVGPEFSPAAATPVTPVVGCVSRFVPRKGQRRVLRAAARLRAEGRPVEVLVVGRGRDEKALRRLADRLEVPTRFEVGVPYAALPGLYREMTVFAMPCRSRWFGLEAEGFGIVYLEAAASGLPVVAGDSGGAPETVEAGVTGFVVDGLDTLTQALRLLLDDPDLGVRMGTAGAARAARIYSWDAVLARLEEGLGGDATTGRS, encoded by the coding sequence ATGAGGGTGCTTCTGGTCACCAACGACTACCCGCCCCGGCCCGGCGGGATCCAGCAGTACCTGGCCGGGCTGGTGGCGGCCCTCGGTGGCGACGTCCGGGTGCTGGCGCCGCGCGACGACGAAGCCACCGCCGACCCCGCGGTGCGCCGCGGGCGGCGTCGGTTCATGTGGCCGACCCGACGAACCCGCCGTTGGATCGCCGCCGAGATCGCCGAGTTTCGCCCCGACGTCGTGCTCTTCGGCGCCCCTCATCCGCTCGCCCATGCCGGACCGGCACTGCGTCGCGAGACGGGGGTCCCTTACGCCGTCCTGTGTCACGGCGCCGAGGTCACCCTTCCCGCCGCGTTTCCGGGTCTGCGCCGGCTCGTGCGTTACCCGTTGCGGCGGGCCGACTTCCTCTTCGGCGTCTCCGGGTTCATCGCCGGTCGGGTGCGCCGTCTCACCCATCGGGAGGTGGTCACCCTCGGTGCCGGCGTGGGGCCCGAGTTCTCGCCGGCGGCGGCGACTCCGGTGACGCCGGTGGTGGGGTGTGTGTCCCGCTTCGTGCCCCGCAAGGGGCAGCGTCGCGTGCTGCGCGCCGCCGCCCGGCTGCGCGCCGAAGGGCGGCCCGTGGAGGTGCTGGTCGTGGGCAGGGGGCGAGACGAGAAGGCATTGCGACGCCTGGCCGACCGCCTCGAGGTCCCCACTCGTTTCGAGGTGGGCGTTCCCTACGCCGCCCTCCCCGGGCTGTACCGGGAGATGACCGTCTTCGCCATGCCCTGCCGGTCGCGCTGGTTCGGACTGGAGGCCGAAGGCTTTGGGATCGTGTACCTGGAGGCGGCGGCGAGCGGGCTCCCCGTGGTCGCCGGGGATTCGGGGGGAGCACCGGAGACGGTCGAGGCGGGCGTCACCGGTTTCGTCGTGGATGGGCTCGACACCCTCACCCAGGCCCTTCGTCTCCTCCTCGACGACCCCGACCTGGGCGTTCGGATGGGCACTGCCGGCGCCGCCCGCGCCGCCCGGATCTACTCGTGGGATGCGGTGCTGGCGCGGCTCGAGGAGGGCCTCGGCGGAGACGCCACGACCGGGCGTTCTTGA
- the topA gene encoding type I DNA topoisomerase has product MRPRVKLVIVESPAKARTIAGFLGSGFVVESSIGHVRDLPRKAEEIPAAQRSEGWARLGVDVDNDFKPLYVVPAERRKQISHLKSLLKDADELYLATDEDREGESIAWHLLEVLKPKVPVRRMVFHEITADAIRRAVETPRQLDRRLVDAQETRRILDRLVGYEVSPVLWRLIRPRLSAGRVQSPAIRLVVERERERMEFQAAGYWSVDGRFTVDAGGFEATLHSLDGVRVAVGRDFDAAGALRSGGGSETGAEESAPTEAAPSDEGSGGDVLVLDADAARAVVTDLEGATLEIRSLVRKPYTRKPQPPFRTSTLQQEAGRKLRLGSQQTMRLAQRLYENGFITYMRTDSTSLSDAAVAAARSQAVSLFGAEFVPDRPRLYASKVKNAQEAHEAIRPAGESFRTPDQVRRHLSRDEAALYDLIWKRTVASQMQDAKGESLSVRLGGAGASGRDAEFATSGRTITFPGFLRAYVQGSDDPEAELEDRERRLPSMSEGEAVAIESLEAVGHETRPPARYTEASLVQKLEELGIGRPSTYAAIIQTILDRGYVTKSGAALVPTADAFSTVGLLERHFGHLVEYEFTARLEEELDEIARGEGEMVPYLEEFYRGNGHPGLKEVVAQAIAGGDAREINTILLPGIDGVVVRNGRYGPYLEAGDGRRASIPEGTSLDDLTPENVLRILEAPQGDRALGTDPETGLTVFVRTGRFGPYVQLGEDPGEDADLQPDAAVAPDASEDPVSGAAKAPAPKKSPPKRGRSTAAKPKRASLFASMSPETVTLEEALALLALPRVVGVDPSTGDEILATNGRYGPYIKRGDDTRSLAGEAQILTVTLDEAVDLLAQPKRGRGRAAASPGRIVGVDPGTGWQITVRSGRFGPYVTDGGVNASLRTGDSPETITPERASELLAARRARLESEGKPVTDGKPPAA; this is encoded by the coding sequence ATCCGGCCCAGAGTGAAACTCGTCATCGTCGAATCCCCGGCAAAGGCACGCACCATCGCCGGCTTCCTCGGCTCCGGCTTCGTCGTCGAGTCGTCGATCGGCCATGTGCGCGACCTCCCGCGCAAGGCCGAGGAGATCCCGGCTGCCCAGCGCTCCGAGGGGTGGGCGCGCCTCGGTGTCGACGTCGACAACGACTTCAAGCCGCTGTACGTGGTGCCCGCGGAGCGCCGCAAACAGATCTCCCACCTGAAGTCCCTGCTCAAGGACGCCGACGAGTTGTACCTCGCCACCGATGAGGATCGGGAGGGGGAGTCGATCGCCTGGCATCTGCTCGAGGTGCTCAAGCCCAAGGTCCCGGTGCGTCGCATGGTGTTCCACGAGATCACGGCCGATGCCATCAGGCGCGCCGTGGAGACCCCTCGCCAGTTGGATCGGCGCCTGGTGGATGCCCAGGAGACCCGCCGCATCCTCGACCGGCTGGTGGGGTACGAGGTGTCGCCCGTGTTGTGGCGGCTGATCCGCCCTCGCCTCTCTGCGGGCCGGGTGCAGAGCCCGGCGATCCGCCTGGTGGTGGAGCGGGAGCGGGAGCGGATGGAGTTCCAGGCGGCGGGGTACTGGAGTGTCGACGGACGTTTCACGGTCGACGCCGGGGGATTCGAGGCGACGCTGCACTCACTCGATGGCGTGAGGGTGGCAGTGGGCCGGGACTTCGACGCGGCAGGCGCTCTCAGGTCGGGGGGAGGCTCGGAGACCGGAGCGGAGGAATCGGCCCCGACCGAGGCGGCCCCGTCCGACGAGGGCTCCGGCGGCGATGTCCTCGTGCTCGACGCGGATGCGGCACGGGCGGTGGTCACCGACCTCGAAGGGGCCACCCTGGAGATCCGCTCGTTGGTCCGCAAGCCGTACACCCGCAAGCCCCAGCCCCCATTCCGAACCTCGACGCTGCAGCAGGAGGCGGGTCGCAAGCTGCGGCTCGGCTCCCAGCAGACGATGCGCCTGGCCCAGCGCCTGTACGAGAACGGCTTCATCACTTACATGCGTACCGACAGCACGTCCCTCTCAGACGCGGCGGTGGCGGCGGCGCGATCACAGGCGGTCTCCCTCTTCGGGGCCGAGTTCGTGCCCGACCGGCCGCGCCTCTACGCCTCGAAGGTGAAGAACGCCCAGGAGGCACATGAGGCGATCCGCCCGGCGGGCGAGTCCTTCCGCACCCCGGATCAGGTGCGACGCCACCTGAGTCGCGACGAGGCCGCTCTCTACGACTTGATCTGGAAACGGACGGTGGCATCGCAGATGCAGGACGCCAAGGGCGAGTCGCTCTCGGTGCGTCTGGGTGGGGCCGGCGCTTCCGGCCGTGACGCCGAGTTCGCCACCTCGGGGCGGACGATCACCTTCCCCGGCTTCCTGCGTGCGTATGTGCAGGGCTCCGACGACCCCGAGGCCGAGCTCGAGGATCGCGAGCGGCGGCTGCCTTCGATGTCGGAGGGCGAGGCGGTGGCCATCGAGTCGTTGGAGGCCGTCGGGCACGAGACCCGCCCACCGGCCCGGTACACCGAGGCCTCTCTGGTGCAGAAGCTGGAGGAATTGGGGATCGGGCGCCCCTCGACATACGCCGCGATCATCCAGACGATCCTGGATCGGGGGTACGTCACCAAGTCGGGGGCGGCCCTGGTGCCCACCGCCGACGCCTTCTCCACCGTCGGGCTGCTGGAACGCCACTTCGGTCATCTCGTCGAGTACGAGTTCACCGCCCGGTTGGAGGAGGAGCTCGACGAGATCGCTCGAGGCGAGGGGGAGATGGTCCCCTACCTTGAGGAGTTCTATCGCGGCAACGGCCATCCCGGTCTGAAGGAGGTCGTCGCCCAGGCGATCGCAGGCGGGGACGCAAGAGAGATCAACACGATCTTGCTGCCCGGGATCGACGGCGTCGTGGTGCGCAACGGGCGCTACGGGCCGTACCTGGAAGCCGGTGACGGTCGTCGAGCCTCGATCCCGGAAGGCACCTCGCTCGACGATCTCACACCCGAGAACGTACTCCGGATACTGGAGGCGCCCCAGGGCGACCGTGCCCTCGGGACCGATCCCGAGACCGGGCTGACCGTGTTCGTCCGCACCGGCCGCTTCGGGCCCTACGTCCAGTTGGGGGAGGACCCCGGCGAGGATGCCGATCTCCAACCGGATGCTGCCGTGGCGCCCGATGCGAGCGAAGACCCCGTATCGGGAGCCGCCAAGGCGCCTGCACCCAAGAAGTCGCCGCCAAAGCGTGGACGCAGCACCGCCGCCAAGCCGAAGCGGGCCTCGCTGTTCGCCTCGATGAGCCCGGAGACGGTGACCCTGGAGGAGGCGCTGGCCCTGCTCGCTCTTCCCCGTGTCGTAGGTGTCGACCCGTCGACCGGAGACGAGATCCTGGCCACCAACGGCCGTTACGGCCCTTACATCAAGCGAGGCGACGACACCCGCAGCCTGGCGGGCGAAGCGCAGATCCTGACCGTCACCCTTGACGAGGCCGTCGACCTGCTGGCACAGCCGAAGCGGGGCCGGGGGCGAGCGGCGGCCAGCCCGGGGCGGATCGTGGGCGTCGATCCCGGCACCGGATGGCAGATCACGGTCCGCAGCGGGCGCTTCGGGCCGTACGTCACCGACGGCGGCGTCAACGCCTCCCTGAGGACCGGCGACAGCCCGGAGACCATCACCCCGGAGCGTGCCTCCGAGCTGCTCGCGGCCCGCCGCGCCCGTCTCGAGTCCGAGGGCAAGCCGGTCACGGACGGCAAGCCGCCTGCGGCGTAG
- a CDS encoding TIGR01777 family oxidoreductase, whose translation MQLVVAGSSGLIGEALVRSLRSDGHGVRRLVRPETAADGVSWDPRRGHLPTDALSGVDAVVNLAGRSIGERRWSDAEKGALWASRVDSTRLLAESVAQMGSPPVLLNASAVGYYGDGGDAVLDETAAAGDGFLARLCAAWEEATTPAAAAGGRVVHLRSGIVLSTRGGALGRLLAPFGPRWLSPYRWGLGGVVGRGRQWWSWISLQDEVAAIRHLLESDLSGPVNLVAQEPVTHREFVKALGRVLRRPTVVPIPSFVLRMILGSELAEALVLEGQRVVPARLEADGFRWHQPDLEQALAAALAG comes from the coding sequence ATGCAGTTGGTCGTCGCAGGCTCGAGCGGCCTCATCGGAGAGGCGCTGGTCCGGTCACTGCGGTCCGACGGCCACGGGGTGCGCCGCCTGGTGCGGCCCGAGACCGCCGCCGACGGCGTCTCTTGGGACCCCCGGCGAGGCCATCTCCCCACCGACGCCCTGTCCGGGGTCGACGCCGTGGTCAACCTGGCGGGCCGCAGCATCGGGGAGCGCCGGTGGTCCGATGCCGAGAAGGGGGCCCTGTGGGCCAGCCGGGTGGACTCGACGCGCCTCCTGGCGGAGTCGGTGGCGCAGATGGGTTCGCCGCCCGTGCTGTTGAACGCTTCGGCGGTCGGCTACTACGGCGACGGAGGCGACGCAGTCTTGGACGAGACGGCAGCAGCAGGAGACGGTTTCCTGGCGCGGCTGTGTGCCGCCTGGGAGGAGGCGACGACTCCGGCGGCCGCCGCCGGAGGGCGCGTGGTGCACCTGCGCAGCGGCATAGTGCTTTCCACCCGAGGCGGCGCACTCGGTCGGCTGCTCGCTCCGTTCGGGCCGCGGTGGCTGAGTCCGTACCGATGGGGGCTGGGTGGTGTCGTGGGCAGGGGACGCCAGTGGTGGTCCTGGATCTCGTTGCAGGACGAGGTGGCGGCGATCCGCCATCTGCTCGAGTCCGACCTGTCCGGGCCGGTCAACCTGGTGGCTCAGGAGCCGGTCACCCATCGGGAGTTCGTCAAGGCCCTGGGTAGGGTGCTTCGCCGGCCGACGGTCGTGCCGATCCCTTCGTTCGTGCTGCGGATGATCCTCGGGTCGGAACTGGCCGAAGCCCTGGTGCTCGAAGGCCAGCGCGTCGTGCCCGCCCGGCTCGAGGCCGACGGATTCCGCTGGCACCAGCCCGACCTGGAGCAGGCCCTCGCCGCCGCCCTCGCCGGCTGA
- a CDS encoding lysophospholipid acyltransferase family protein → MLRPPAAAIARLWLHLEPEGPPLPSGPVVVAANHFSHVDGVMVGIAARRPIRFLAVDELFGRSRLFDSFIGRVGAIPVSRTRAPLGALRTALADLAAGETIGVFPEGERVWEWGERPAKRGAAWLARRAGVPLVPVTLIGTDLVMGREATRPRRASVRAVRGAPIHPGDFEREPDPVTAMTAEWVRRVGEAISRA, encoded by the coding sequence GTGCTGCGACCTCCGGCCGCCGCCATCGCCCGGCTGTGGCTGCACCTGGAACCCGAGGGCCCGCCGCTGCCCTCGGGACCGGTGGTGGTCGCCGCCAACCACTTCTCCCATGTCGACGGGGTGATGGTCGGAATCGCCGCCCGCCGCCCGATCCGGTTCCTCGCCGTCGACGAGCTCTTCGGAAGATCCCGTCTCTTTGACTCCTTCATCGGCCGGGTGGGCGCCATCCCCGTGTCCCGCACCCGAGCGCCCCTGGGGGCGTTGCGCACGGCACTGGCCGACCTCGCCGCCGGGGAGACCATCGGCGTGTTCCCCGAGGGGGAACGCGTCTGGGAGTGGGGCGAGAGGCCCGCAAAGCGCGGTGCCGCATGGCTGGCGCGGCGCGCCGGAGTGCCTTTGGTGCCGGTGACGCTCATCGGCACCGACCTGGTGATGGGAAGGGAAGCCACCCGGCCGCGTCGGGCCTCGGTGCGGGCCGTTCGCGGCGCACCCATCCATCCGGGGGACTTCGAGAGGGAGCCGGATCCGGTGACGGCCATGACCGCCGAGTGGGTGCGCCGGGTCGGCGAGGCGATCTCCCGGGCCTGA
- a CDS encoding MFS transporter has translation MTAAPPRSAWALIRSGPFSRLWRAGLISSTGDWVAILATLSLAEELAGSGGIALALTSRILPGLFFAAIGGIVADRLDRKKVMLFCEIGRALLVMSLAFVDSIQSLVLVNLALEGLTLVFQPAKEATVPTLVSRSELVQANSLSLSAAYGTFPLGAAIFMALAPLGADFTLGGLLPGTQEGLAFLVDAVTYLLSAMIIFTLPSLRSPARRRRDGTKRRWNPTAALKDLRDGVVFVASNRRIRPVVLAMTVALASGGIIVVLGKPFASKVLEAGAVGFPALLTAFGLGAGTGIVLVTIFGPRFRHKDVMFGFALLLTGASLASAAFVKTLIGALSWVTLMGVGAGSAYVLGFAHLHEETDDALRGRTFAALFSMMRIGLLTAMMVALPAADLMGGVLPGILAAGERDVLLMGGVIMVGSGLVLLWTVRRELIDLGHIGNRPVVGAAVEAFRRHRKTLAGGEPTAEIDSIDGNGAK, from the coding sequence GTGACCGCCGCTCCCCCCCGGTCCGCCTGGGCCTTGATCAGATCGGGACCGTTCTCCCGCCTGTGGCGCGCCGGTCTGATCAGCAGCACCGGTGACTGGGTGGCGATCCTGGCAACGCTCTCCCTGGCCGAAGAGCTGGCAGGCAGCGGCGGGATCGCCCTCGCCCTCACCTCGCGCATCCTGCCCGGCCTGTTCTTCGCCGCCATCGGGGGGATCGTCGCCGACCGTCTCGACCGCAAGAAGGTGATGCTCTTCTGCGAGATCGGCCGGGCCCTGCTCGTCATGTCCCTCGCCTTCGTGGACTCGATCCAGTCGCTGGTGCTGGTCAACCTGGCGCTCGAGGGGCTCACCCTGGTCTTCCAGCCTGCCAAGGAGGCGACCGTTCCCACCCTGGTCTCCAGATCCGAGCTGGTTCAGGCCAACAGCCTCTCCCTCAGCGCCGCCTACGGCACCTTCCCGCTCGGGGCGGCGATCTTCATGGCGCTGGCACCGCTTGGCGCCGACTTCACCTTGGGCGGCCTCCTCCCCGGCACCCAGGAGGGCCTCGCTTTCCTGGTCGACGCCGTCACCTACCTGCTGTCGGCGATGATCATCTTCACCCTGCCCTCCCTGCGCTCCCCGGCGCGCCGGCGACGGGACGGCACCAAGCGGCGTTGGAATCCGACGGCGGCGCTGAAGGACCTGCGCGACGGGGTCGTCTTCGTCGCATCGAACCGCAGGATCCGTCCGGTCGTGCTTGCCATGACCGTCGCCCTCGCCTCGGGCGGGATCATCGTGGTGCTGGGCAAGCCGTTCGCCTCCAAGGTCCTCGAAGCCGGCGCCGTCGGCTTCCCGGCGTTGCTCACCGCATTCGGCCTCGGCGCCGGCACCGGAATCGTCCTGGTCACCATCTTCGGGCCCAGGTTCCGGCACAAGGACGTCATGTTCGGGTTCGCCCTGCTCCTCACCGGCGCCTCGCTGGCGTCGGCGGCGTTCGTGAAGACGCTCATCGGGGCGCTCAGCTGGGTGACCCTCATGGGGGTCGGCGCCGGTTCCGCCTACGTCCTGGGTTTCGCCCACCTCCACGAAGAGACCGACGACGCACTGCGGGGGCGCACCTTCGCCGCCCTGTTCTCGATGATGCGCATCGGTCTTCTCACCGCCATGATGGTGGCGCTTCCCGCGGCCGATCTCATGGGAGGGGTGCTGCCCGGAATCCTGGCTGCGGGGGAGCGTGACGTCCTGCTGATGGGAGGGGTGATCATGGTCGGCAGCGGCCTGGTGCTCCTGTGGACGGTGAGACGCGAGCTGATCGACCTGGGCCACATCGGGAACCGGCCGGTGGTGGGGGCGGCGGTGGAGGCGTTCCGCCGTCACCGCAAGACCCTTGCCGGTGGCGAGCCGACCGCCGAGATCGACAGCATCGACGGGAACGGTGCGAAGTGA
- a CDS encoding histidine phosphatase family protein, whose amino-acid sequence MEHGFSLRPRPRSHRLSIEITFVRHAETDANAGGVWQGQGGHGLSARGRAQAKALGERLGRYEFDRVIVSDLPRTMETAALAGLDAVPDPAWREIDIGRWQGLTRDEVVERYPEESAAWSSGEPIAMGGGESWPGFSARVERALDALVESTPHGSRVLVVTHGGNVHAVMGNRLGFGPGARPWPLERVRNASITQTVVAGDRFHLQTYNDARHAGSLPDGAGTLMLVRHAETEANRSGQWHGRTDGPLSDHGRVQAAAAASALPPASRILSSPLERTRTTAAAYAARLGLEVQLESDLIEIDFGTWEGLTTSEIQERFADEWHRVFEEGRDDPRGGSGETFEAAGSRMQAVVERVAEVVGAERAALFTHGGAIWTLAGRVLGLRWPEQRLLDIPGNTSITHVQRIDGRLRLVDYNLSAT is encoded by the coding sequence GTGGAGCATGGGTTTAGCCTACGACCCCGACCGCGGAGCCATCGCCTGAGCATCGAGATCACCTTCGTTCGCCACGCCGAGACCGACGCCAACGCCGGTGGCGTCTGGCAAGGCCAAGGCGGTCACGGGCTGTCGGCGAGGGGACGCGCCCAGGCCAAGGCTCTCGGAGAGCGCCTTGGCCGGTACGAGTTCGATCGCGTGATCGTCTCCGATCTCCCCCGCACCATGGAGACGGCGGCGTTGGCCGGCCTCGATGCCGTCCCCGATCCGGCCTGGCGGGAGATCGACATCGGCCGGTGGCAGGGGCTCACCCGCGACGAGGTCGTGGAGCGCTACCCCGAAGAGTCTGCCGCCTGGTCGTCGGGGGAGCCGATCGCCATGGGCGGCGGCGAGTCGTGGCCAGGTTTCTCCGCCCGTGTGGAGCGCGCCCTCGACGCCTTGGTCGAGTCGACGCCCCACGGATCGAGGGTGTTGGTGGTCACCCACGGCGGCAACGTTCACGCCGTGATGGGCAACCGGCTCGGCTTCGGGCCGGGTGCGCGCCCATGGCCGCTGGAGCGGGTTCGCAACGCCTCGATCACCCAGACGGTGGTTGCGGGCGATCGATTCCACCTGCAGACCTACAACGACGCCCGGCACGCCGGCTCGCTCCCCGACGGTGCCGGCACACTGATGCTGGTTCGTCACGCCGAGACCGAAGCCAACCGCTCGGGCCAGTGGCACGGCCGAACCGACGGCCCTCTCAGCGACCATGGCCGGGTGCAGGCGGCGGCGGCGGCGTCCGCTCTCCCCCCGGCATCCCGGATCCTCTCCTCGCCCCTGGAGCGCACCCGGACCACGGCGGCCGCCTACGCCGCCCGGCTCGGCCTCGAAGTCCAGCTCGAGTCCGACCTGATCGAGATCGATTTCGGCACCTGGGAGGGCCTGACCACATCGGAGATCCAGGAGCGCTTCGCCGACGAGTGGCATCGGGTGTTCGAGGAGGGGCGGGACGATCCGCGCGGCGGCTCGGGAGAGACCTTCGAGGCGGCCGGCTCCCGCATGCAGGCGGTGGTGGAGAGGGTGGCCGAGGTCGTCGGGGCCGAGCGCGCCGCCCTGTTCACCCACGGCGGCGCCATCTGGACGCTGGCGGGGCGGGTCCTCGGCTTGCGATGGCCGGAGCAGCGGCTGCTCGACATTCCGGGAAACACCAGCATCACCCATGTGCAACGGATCGACGGGAGGCTCCGCCTGGTCGATTACAACCTTTCGGCGACATGA